The bacterium genome includes a region encoding these proteins:
- the purF gene encoding amidophosphoribosyltransferase, whose product MLEADSFLEANHVGENCAVFGVFSPARDVARITFYGLFTMQHRGQESSGIAVANPDWITCHVDMGLVSQVFKERTLRMLKGAAAIGHNRYSTTGSSKLENAQPVVIDDTPGKHIALAHNGNLVNSIELLRELGGNGRAYGGGASTDSYLMARILSDAYKTKPIEDAIMEVFPRFRGAYSLLILTNSELIAVRDPLGIRPLSIGKIGNEYCFASESSAFPLVGATLAREVEPGEVVIVDEGGMRSMRLPMPAERKMCMFEYVYFSRPDSHINGKLVYRIRQQMGRELAREAPVEADLVIGIPDSGTPAAIGYAEESGIPFGEGFVKNRYVGRTFIEPLQVFRDLGVRIKLNPLTEVLEGKRVVLVDDSIVRGSTMRKVVRLLKESARAAEVHVRLSSSPIRYTCHYGVDFGDKRELIAAGHSEEEVADFIAADSLHYLSVDGMVRATGIEKEGFCLACFTDDYPLPFTRQMSIDIPKFALEGAAEHDTGGRPAGLPE is encoded by the coding sequence ATGCTCGAAGCAGATTCGTTTCTGGAAGCAAATCACGTCGGCGAGAACTGCGCCGTCTTCGGCGTATTCTCGCCCGCACGCGACGTCGCGCGCATCACCTTCTACGGCCTTTTCACGATGCAGCACCGCGGCCAGGAATCGAGCGGCATCGCGGTTGCGAACCCGGACTGGATAACCTGCCATGTGGATATGGGGCTGGTTTCCCAGGTCTTCAAGGAGCGCACGCTGCGGATGCTCAAGGGCGCGGCGGCCATAGGCCACAACCGCTACTCGACGACGGGGTCGAGCAAGCTCGAAAACGCGCAGCCGGTCGTGATAGACGACACGCCGGGCAAGCACATCGCGCTCGCGCACAACGGGAATCTTGTAAATTCGATAGAGCTTCTGCGCGAGCTGGGCGGCAACGGCCGCGCGTACGGCGGCGGCGCGTCCACAGACAGCTACCTGATGGCGCGGATACTCTCGGACGCGTACAAAACGAAGCCCATCGAAGACGCGATAATGGAAGTGTTTCCGCGGTTCCGCGGCGCGTACAGCCTGCTTATATTGACCAACAGCGAGCTGATCGCGGTTCGCGATCCGCTAGGAATCCGTCCGCTCTCAATCGGCAAAATCGGAAACGAATACTGCTTCGCCAGCGAGTCGTCCGCATTCCCGCTAGTGGGCGCGACGCTGGCGCGCGAGGTCGAGCCGGGCGAGGTCGTGATAGTCGACGAGGGGGGGATGCGTAGCATGCGCCTTCCGATGCCCGCCGAGCGCAAGATGTGCATGTTCGAATACGTTTATTTCTCGCGCCCGGACAGCCACATCAACGGAAAGCTGGTGTACCGAATCCGCCAGCAGATGGGCCGCGAGCTAGCGCGCGAGGCGCCTGTGGAAGCGGATCTCGTCATCGGCATCCCCGACAGCGGCACGCCGGCGGCAATCGGATACGCCGAGGAGAGCGGCATCCCGTTCGGCGAGGGCTTCGTCAAAAACCGCTACGTGGGGCGAACGTTCATCGAGCCGCTTCAGGTTTTCCGCGACCTCGGCGTGCGCATCAAACTCAATCCGCTGACCGAAGTGCTGGAAGGCAAGCGCGTCGTCCTCGTGGACGACAGCATCGTGCGGGGCAGCACGATGCGCAAGGTGGTTCGGCTGCTGAAGGAAAGCGCGCGCGCGGCCGAGGTGCACGTGCGGCTTTCAAGCTCGCCGATCCGGTACACGTGCCACTACGGCGTGGATTTCGGCGACAAGAGGGAGCTTATCGCCGCGGGGCACAGCGAGGAAGAAGTGGCGGATTTCATCGCCGCGGACAGCCTGCATTACCTTTCGGTGGACGGAATGGTGCGGGCTACGGGCATCGAAAAAGAAGGCTTCTGCCTGGCATGCTTCACCGACGATTATCCGCTGCCCTTCACGCGGCAGATGAGCATTGACATTCCCAAGTTC
- a CDS encoding Fic family protein: MPFNPRIPYDELPLLPPKQDVETKAVLKQALAATRALAELKGAGGLIPDQAILINAIPLLEAKLSSEIENIVTTQDELFHAEATNPEKADADTREVLRYRTALRLGYDAIASRAISLELIKNICSTILDRPMDFRAGQTDQVFIGNPQTRQPSYTPPRGGRALMSKLRNFESFLAGDNGIDPLIKMAVAHYQFEAIHPFTDGNGRTGRILNILMLVRAGLLEIPVLYLSRFILENKSRYYRLLRGVTEHGEWEPWLVYMLKGVEETARWTTARIRAIRALFDETAGRIKRELPKVYSKELVEIIFRLPYCKIAFLVDAGIAKRQTASEYLRALEGIGVLRGEAAGREIVYRHPALLEVLRH, encoded by the coding sequence ATGCCCTTCAATCCGCGAATTCCGTATGACGAGCTGCCTCTCCTGCCCCCGAAGCAGGACGTGGAGACCAAGGCCGTTTTGAAACAGGCGCTGGCCGCGACGCGCGCGCTGGCCGAACTCAAGGGCGCGGGCGGCCTCATTCCCGACCAGGCGATTTTGATAAACGCAATTCCGCTGCTGGAAGCGAAGCTGTCGTCGGAAATCGAAAACATCGTCACGACGCAGGACGAGCTGTTCCACGCGGAGGCGACGAACCCGGAAAAGGCGGACGCTGACACGCGCGAGGTGCTGCGATACCGCACCGCACTAAGGCTGGGGTACGACGCGATCGCGTCGCGCGCGATTTCGCTGGAGCTGATTAAAAACATTTGCTCGACCATTTTGGACAGGCCGATGGATTTCCGCGCCGGGCAAACGGATCAGGTGTTCATCGGCAATCCGCAAACGAGGCAGCCTAGCTACACCCCGCCCCGCGGCGGCCGCGCGCTCATGTCGAAGCTGCGCAATTTCGAATCGTTCCTTGCGGGCGACAACGGCATCGATCCGCTCATCAAAATGGCGGTCGCGCACTACCAGTTCGAGGCGATCCATCCGTTCACCGACGGCAACGGCCGCACAGGGCGGATTCTCAACATCCTGATGCTCGTCCGCGCCGGGCTTCTTGAAATCCCCGTGCTCTATCTAAGCCGGTTCATTCTCGAAAATAAATCGCGGTATTACCGGCTGCTGCGCGGCGTGACAGAGCACGGCGAGTGGGAGCCGTGGCTCGTTTACATGCTGAAAGGCGTCGAAGAGACCGCGCGATGGACGACCGCGCGCATCCGCGCGATCCGCGCGCTTTTCGATGAAACCGCCGGGCGCATCAAGCGGGAGCTTCCGAAGGTTTATTCGAAAGAGCTGGTCGAAATAATTTTCCGCCTGCCGTACTGCAAGATCGCGTTTCTCGTGGACGCGGGAATCGCGAAGCGCCAGACCGCTAGCGAATACCTGCGCGCGCTGGAAGGCATCGGCGTTTTGCGCGGCGAAGCCGCCGGACGCGAAATCGTGTACCGCCACCCCGCGCTGCTGGAAGTGCTGCGGCATTGA